Proteins encoded within one genomic window of Posidoniimonas corsicana:
- a CDS encoding TetR/AcrR family transcriptional regulator has translation MKADSPKTDQKGRKILREALKVFAKEGFRNADVQVIADLAGVGKGTVYRHFGNKEQLFLATSRHCLTEAGEFIQREVLSGRDPIGFADEIGAVPLLRRIATAYAQHYQRQPEAVEIMIQERSEFRETVFPSHLMHRAEHREGLDELLRRAVERGELRAVDVTQATDAFADLLFGTVVNGCLSGGKTSLVARVEGAVELFLHGLAARDE, from the coding sequence ATGAAGGCCGACTCGCCGAAGACCGATCAGAAGGGCCGCAAGATCCTCCGCGAGGCTCTTAAAGTCTTTGCCAAAGAGGGTTTCCGCAACGCCGATGTGCAGGTCATCGCCGACCTGGCGGGGGTGGGGAAGGGGACCGTCTACCGGCACTTCGGCAACAAAGAGCAGCTGTTCCTGGCCACGTCGCGGCACTGCCTGACCGAAGCAGGCGAGTTCATCCAGCGCGAGGTTCTGTCCGGCCGCGACCCGATTGGGTTCGCCGACGAGATCGGCGCCGTGCCGCTGCTCCGCCGGATCGCCACGGCCTACGCCCAGCACTACCAGCGCCAGCCCGAGGCGGTGGAGATCATGATCCAGGAGCGGTCGGAGTTCCGCGAGACGGTGTTCCCGTCGCACCTGATGCACCGGGCCGAGCACCGCGAGGGGCTCGACGAGCTGCTGCGGCGGGCGGTCGAGCGGGGCGAGCTCCGCGCGGTCGACGTCACCCAGGCGACCGACGCCTTCGCCGACCTGCTGTTCGGGACCGTGGTGAACGGCTGCCTGAGCGGCGGCAAGACGAGCCTCGTGGCGCGCGTCGAAGGCGCGGTGGAGCTGTTCCTCCACGGGCTGGCCGCGCGCGACGAGTAG
- a CDS encoding efflux RND transporter periplasmic adaptor subunit: MRYLRSLGVLSILALPALVGCNQAAPANPGATAYTPRQTRAEVQVVAAERRPLSAVEEFTGDLLPRRRTRIVAEVEGVVKQIPQTGAQFDITIDGRRYSEKLGVSYGQKVAAGDVLVQLDTSDFEVALRMAKAKLAKASADLAELKSWDRPEEVRRLSALRDEAAARLSQAHRDLLRMRSLVASRAITEAEHDEAAMKVATAQAVVDSAEASLAASTAGPTAEAVAVQEALVSQAAAEVEEKQRQLEKATLRAPYDGVVTAVDVEVGERVAPSSDPLVEVMDLKYLIAEFGVPESYVGAFALRNEAQVVAAGAAQPVTGVVVAINELVDPSTRTFRVRVAIDNEIARLKAGQFVTVRLPLKTPGEASPVVPSRSLAFVEGEPHVFVVEGDVAHRRRVETGLTSDGWVEVRSGVQAGERVVVDDPALISDGMAVTVVPSAAEVAAGDSTLQR; encoded by the coding sequence ATGCGCTACCTACGGTCCCTCGGCGTCCTCTCGATCCTCGCGCTGCCGGCGCTGGTTGGCTGCAATCAAGCCGCGCCGGCCAACCCGGGAGCGACCGCCTACACGCCCCGGCAGACGCGGGCGGAGGTGCAGGTGGTCGCCGCCGAGCGGCGGCCGCTGTCGGCGGTCGAAGAGTTCACCGGCGACCTGCTGCCGCGCCGCCGCACGCGGATCGTGGCCGAGGTGGAGGGCGTGGTCAAACAGATACCGCAGACCGGCGCGCAGTTCGACATCACCATCGACGGGCGCCGGTACTCCGAGAAGCTCGGCGTGTCGTACGGCCAGAAGGTCGCAGCGGGCGACGTGCTCGTCCAGCTCGATACGAGCGACTTTGAGGTCGCGCTGCGGATGGCCAAGGCGAAGCTCGCCAAGGCCTCCGCGGACCTGGCGGAGCTGAAATCGTGGGACCGCCCGGAGGAGGTCCGCCGGCTGTCGGCGCTGCGTGACGAGGCGGCCGCGCGGCTGTCGCAGGCGCACCGCGACCTGCTGCGGATGCGGTCGCTGGTGGCGTCGCGCGCCATTACCGAGGCGGAGCACGACGAGGCGGCGATGAAAGTGGCCACCGCGCAGGCCGTGGTCGACAGCGCTGAGGCGAGCCTCGCCGCGTCGACCGCCGGGCCTACCGCCGAGGCGGTCGCCGTGCAGGAGGCGCTGGTGTCGCAGGCCGCCGCCGAGGTGGAAGAGAAGCAGCGCCAGCTGGAGAAGGCGACGCTCCGCGCCCCGTACGACGGCGTCGTCACGGCTGTCGATGTCGAGGTTGGCGAGCGTGTGGCGCCCTCCAGCGACCCGCTGGTGGAGGTCATGGACCTCAAGTACCTGATCGCCGAGTTTGGCGTCCCCGAGTCGTACGTCGGGGCGTTCGCGCTCCGCAACGAGGCGCAGGTGGTCGCGGCCGGCGCCGCCCAGCCGGTCACCGGCGTGGTGGTGGCGATCAACGAGCTGGTCGACCCCAGCACGCGGACCTTCCGCGTGCGGGTGGCGATCGACAACGAGATCGCCCGCCTCAAGGCGGGGCAGTTTGTCACGGTGCGGCTGCCGCTCAAGACGCCCGGCGAGGCTTCGCCGGTGGTGCCCAGCCGCTCGCTGGCGTTCGTCGAGGGCGAGCCGCACGTGTTTGTCGTCGAGGGCGACGTCGCCCACCGCCGCCGCGTCGAGACCGGCCTGACAAGCGACGGCTGGGTCGAGGTGCGTAGCGGCGTGCAGGCGGGCGAGCGGGTGGTGGTCGACGACCCGGCGCTGATCTCCGACGGCATGGCCGTGACGGTCGTGCCGTCGGCCGCCGAGGTGGCCGCGGGCGACTCCACTCTGCAGCGTTAG
- a CDS encoding efflux RND transporter permease subunit gives MKLSQTAIERPVLTLMAFTALVVFGLVAYGTLGMALYPDVDMPMVTATVTYEGASPTTVETEVTEVLEEALSTISGIKSMRSDTSEGVSQVFLEFELQRDIDIAAQDVRDKISGIQNELPADADAPVVEKFDPDAAPILGIVLAGDASICELTRVADDQVKPRIEGVSGVGGVQLSGDREREIRIWLRVGDLRAHNLSAQDVVDALREGNVEFPGGRVETGRQELVVKTRGRFATPEGFRRLVVARRDNRPIRLEQVAYVEDGLEDERSLARLNGQPAVALSVRQQSGANMVGVAREVKAQLDGLRESLGDRYELLVVQDNSSFVESSVAEAQGELVRGAGLAVLVILLFLRSLRGSLVAAVTIPATIIATYAFLLAMGFTLNTMTLLALTISVGMIIDDSIVVLENTWRHMQEGKTRVQAAVAAMDEIGFAVIATSLSIAAVFVPVAFMDGIIGQFFYEFGMTVTFAVLVSTVIALFLSPMLCSRLLKVGAGNGWLYRVSERLLTAVESAYGRTLGFALRRRLLVLAASFALFVGSMMLLPLIGKEFTPAADEGQFQVQVEAPVGSSIQQTSRIAAEVEKVIAGLPAIKDIYTTVGGQYDGQTTVANVMVKMVAREERTVSQAAAMKMARAGLSRFGHMRISVDPIARIGGGGMRSAPVQYNLRGDDLAELNRIAETLVRQMKDTPGFVDVNTTSQSGKPEISVSIDRDRASDLGVNVEDLGRTISQLVGGQQVSTFETSGENIDVRVRLVGADRQDSRAIETLPVRSGSGELTDLRTLASVESTFGPVNIERQGRRRQVTVLANLQDDKPLGQAVADVQAMVGQIGLPPDVAGVFTGTADSMAESFASILFALALAVLLTYMVLAAQFESFLHPLTIMFSLPLSIGGAFGGLYLTGRTLNIFSMIGMVMLMGLVTKNAILLVDYTNLLRRRGVGREDALRQAGPTRLRPILMTALSTIAGMTPIALGLGDGAESRAPMGACVVGGMVTSTLLTLIVIPVVYSLADQCWEGGKSLIVRLTPKGRAEPAAPQQTDADINEEPAPRSHERPLSLPVATARPDDLLDRQPGAQAI, from the coding sequence ATGAAGCTCTCTCAGACCGCCATCGAGCGTCCGGTGCTGACGCTCATGGCGTTCACCGCGCTGGTGGTGTTTGGCCTGGTCGCCTACGGCACGCTCGGCATGGCGCTCTACCCGGACGTCGACATGCCGATGGTCACCGCCACGGTCACGTACGAGGGCGCCTCGCCCACGACGGTTGAGACCGAGGTGACCGAGGTGCTCGAGGAGGCGCTCAGCACCATCAGCGGCATCAAGAGCATGCGGAGCGACACCAGCGAGGGCGTGTCGCAGGTGTTCCTGGAGTTCGAGCTGCAGCGCGACATCGACATCGCCGCGCAGGACGTCCGCGACAAGATCTCCGGGATCCAGAACGAGCTGCCGGCCGACGCCGACGCGCCGGTTGTGGAGAAGTTCGACCCCGACGCGGCGCCCATCCTGGGCATCGTGCTGGCCGGCGACGCGTCGATCTGCGAGCTGACCCGGGTCGCCGACGACCAGGTGAAGCCCCGCATCGAGGGCGTGTCCGGCGTGGGCGGCGTGCAGCTGTCCGGCGACCGCGAACGCGAGATACGCATCTGGCTCCGCGTCGGCGACCTCCGCGCGCACAACCTCTCGGCCCAGGACGTGGTCGATGCGCTCCGCGAGGGGAACGTGGAATTCCCCGGCGGCCGCGTCGAGACCGGCCGGCAGGAGCTGGTGGTGAAGACCCGCGGCCGGTTCGCCACGCCCGAGGGCTTCCGCCGCCTGGTGGTGGCCCGCCGCGACAACCGCCCGATCCGCCTGGAGCAGGTCGCGTACGTCGAAGACGGCCTGGAGGACGAGCGGAGTCTGGCGCGGCTCAACGGCCAGCCCGCGGTAGCACTGTCGGTCCGGCAGCAGTCCGGCGCCAACATGGTGGGAGTCGCCCGCGAGGTGAAGGCCCAGCTCGACGGACTGCGCGAGTCGCTGGGCGACCGCTACGAGCTGCTGGTGGTGCAGGACAACTCGTCGTTCGTGGAGTCGAGCGTGGCCGAGGCCCAGGGCGAGCTGGTCCGCGGCGCCGGCCTGGCGGTGCTGGTGATCCTGCTGTTCCTGCGCAGCCTGCGCGGGTCGCTGGTGGCGGCCGTGACGATCCCCGCCACCATCATCGCCACGTACGCGTTCCTGCTGGCGATGGGCTTCACGCTGAACACCATGACGCTGCTGGCGCTGACCATCTCGGTCGGCATGATCATCGACGACTCGATCGTCGTGCTGGAGAACACCTGGCGGCACATGCAGGAGGGCAAGACCCGCGTGCAGGCGGCCGTGGCGGCGATGGACGAGATCGGCTTCGCGGTGATCGCTACGTCGCTCTCCATCGCGGCCGTGTTTGTGCCGGTGGCGTTCATGGACGGCATCATCGGGCAGTTCTTCTACGAGTTCGGCATGACCGTCACGTTCGCGGTGCTGGTCTCGACCGTGATCGCGCTGTTCCTCTCCCCCATGCTCTGCTCACGGCTCCTCAAGGTCGGCGCCGGCAACGGTTGGCTGTACCGCGTGAGCGAGCGGCTGCTGACCGCGGTCGAGTCAGCCTACGGCCGCACGCTCGGATTCGCGCTGCGGCGCCGGTTGCTGGTGCTGGCGGCGTCGTTCGCGCTGTTCGTCGGCAGCATGATGCTGCTGCCGCTGATCGGCAAGGAGTTCACCCCCGCGGCCGACGAGGGCCAGTTCCAAGTGCAGGTCGAGGCGCCGGTCGGCTCTTCGATCCAGCAGACGTCGCGCATCGCGGCCGAGGTGGAAAAGGTGATCGCCGGCCTGCCCGCGATCAAGGACATCTACACCACCGTGGGCGGCCAGTACGATGGCCAGACCACCGTGGCCAACGTGATGGTCAAGATGGTCGCCCGAGAGGAGCGCACGGTCTCGCAGGCCGCCGCGATGAAGATGGCCCGCGCCGGGCTGTCGCGGTTCGGCCACATGCGGATCAGCGTCGACCCGATCGCCCGCATCGGCGGGGGCGGCATGCGGTCGGCGCCCGTGCAGTACAACCTGCGGGGCGACGACCTCGCCGAGCTCAACCGCATCGCGGAGACCCTCGTCAGGCAGATGAAGGACACGCCCGGCTTCGTCGACGTGAACACCACCAGCCAGTCGGGCAAGCCGGAGATCTCGGTGTCGATCGACCGCGACCGCGCCTCGGACCTGGGCGTGAACGTCGAGGACCTGGGCCGCACCATCAGCCAGCTGGTCGGCGGCCAGCAGGTGTCGACCTTCGAGACTAGCGGCGAGAACATCGACGTGCGGGTGCGGCTGGTGGGCGCCGACCGCCAGGACTCCCGCGCCATCGAGACCCTGCCCGTGCGCTCCGGGTCGGGCGAGCTGACCGACCTGCGGACGCTGGCGTCGGTCGAGAGCACCTTCGGCCCGGTGAACATCGAGCGGCAGGGTCGGCGGCGGCAGGTCACCGTGCTGGCCAACCTGCAGGACGACAAGCCGCTGGGCCAGGCCGTGGCGGACGTGCAGGCGATGGTCGGCCAGATCGGCCTGCCCCCGGACGTGGCGGGCGTCTTTACCGGCACGGCGGACAGCATGGCCGAGTCGTTCGCCAGCATCCTGTTCGCGCTTGCGTTGGCGGTGCTGCTGACCTACATGGTGCTGGCGGCCCAGTTCGAGAGCTTCCTGCACCCGCTGACCATCATGTTCTCGCTGCCGCTGTCGATTGGCGGCGCCTTCGGCGGCCTGTACCTCACCGGGCGGACGCTCAATATCTTCAGCATGATCGGCATGGTGATGCTGATGGGCCTGGTGACCAAGAACGCCATCCTGCTGGTCGACTACACCAACCTGCTGCGCCGCCGCGGCGTCGGCCGCGAGGACGCGCTCCGCCAGGCCGGACCCACCCGCCTGCGGCCGATCCTGATGACGGCCCTCTCCACCATCGCCGGCATGACGCCTATCGCGCTGGGCCTGGGCGACGGCGCCGAGTCCCGCGCGCCCATGGGCGCGTGCGTGGTCGGCGGCATGGTCACCTCTACGCTGCTGACGCTGATCGTCATCCCGGTGGTGTACAGCCTGGCCGACCAGTGCTGGGAAGGGGGCAAGTCGCTGATCGTGCGGCTGACGCCGAAGGGTCGTGCCGAACCCGCCGCGCCGCAGCAGACCGACGCCGACATCAACGAAGAGCCAGCCCCCCGCTCGCATGAGCGGCCGCTCTCGCTGCCGGTCGCGACCGCCCGCCCGGACGACCTGCTCGACCGACAGCCGGGCGCTCAGGCGATCTAG
- a CDS encoding hemerythrin domain-containing protein, with protein MNIFERIRADHDKQRTLIDLLTKTHGDSRGRQELFERLKAELEEHAMAEERHFYVPLMEKDLTQEKARHSVAEHHELDELIKKLEETPYDSPGWLPTAKKLCDELLHHLDEEENEVFQLAGKALEDDEKQSLADDFDQHRKSLKQHA; from the coding sequence ATGAATATCTTCGAACGCATCCGCGCCGACCACGACAAGCAACGCACCCTGATCGACCTGCTCACCAAGACCCACGGCGACAGCCGCGGTCGACAGGAGCTGTTCGAGCGGCTGAAGGCCGAGCTCGAAGAGCACGCGATGGCCGAGGAGCGGCACTTCTACGTGCCGCTGATGGAGAAGGACCTGACGCAGGAGAAGGCGCGGCACAGCGTGGCCGAGCACCACGAGCTAGACGAGCTGATTAAGAAGCTCGAAGAAACGCCATACGACTCGCCCGGCTGGTTGCCCACCGCCAAGAAGCTGTGCGACGAGCTGCTGCATCACCTCGACGAGGAAGAGAACGAGGTGTTCCAATTGGCCGGCAAGGCGCTCGAGGACGACGAGAAGCAATCGCTGGCCGACGATTTCGATCAGCACCGCAAGTCGCTCAAGCAGCACGCCTGA